The Mangifera indica cultivar Alphonso chromosome 8, CATAS_Mindica_2.1, whole genome shotgun sequence genome has a window encoding:
- the LOC123223625 gene encoding autophagy-related protein 9-like has product MMFSGQKFANPLNVLKWKWHGESSLTTGLLKDVPPEVELSVYEHGRVPSPGIESPTGLLNGESLNTALIVDLDLFFERLYSYYCEKGLWCIIIKWIVELLSLGFTICFSAFFLLYVDWNGLRNAKCGMDAVESGIKPCDLAKEALHQHPLTPVTLSKAIIVGYLGLFSMYWIFCFLRFFTQLKDTLGIRHFYYSSLHVTDNEIQTMPWATILEKVVQLQSSQQLCVVKDLSAHDVVMRLMRKENYLIGMLNKGVLAFPISQWVPGAGPTVRFGSNGSQHRLILTKTLEWTLNWCILQSMFDRNFCVRRDFISNPKTLKKRLMVVGLAMLILSPFLVIFMLVYLFLRHAEQFYNHPSTASSRRWSNLSKWVFREFNEVDHLFKNRMNSSVMHASDYLKQFPSPIISIIAKFISFVSGGFAAVLIIIAFLEESLLEGHIFGRNLFWYAAVFGTITAISRAAVTDELLVLDPEGAMSMVVQHTHYMPKRWRGKEYSEMVRKEFETLFQYTGMMLLEEMASIFLTPILLLFIVPKRVDDILRFIEDYTVDIEGVGHVCSFSTFDFQNHGNSNYGSPYHTSSTQRSSQGKMEKSFLSFQSSYPSWEPNSLGKRFLLELRTFREHKLQGQGIRNVCSPPRMWRGSSNLRGNRDRNNTLLRESPYTAGTGYQMGSLWLIDVEQKNHPYLLDWYYTSRYLQTADHRVDIPTVTYEVPEYRLGDYSMPSNFMQNEARYEQYWDHDDEARLQSHLGASTSTPVFQESVLQHHEPGNLLQPTRSAWWARRGPDNAQPQSSFVEPPDFEWRTRSGPDIARPQSSFLEPPDFNRNTAHTNYSDNLSERSLEEREQHLEWRNSRGLSRTTHADDLDLGDLYLHFDDVYSKPPETPVSIREPPNF; this is encoded by the exons ATGATGTTCAGTGGGCAAAAGTTTGCAAATCCTCTCAATGTATTGAAGTGGAAATGGCATGGTGAATCATCTTTGACAACAGGCTTGCTTAAGGATGTGCCTCCTGAGGTGGAGTTGTCTGTATACGAACATGGAAGGGTACCAAGCCCTGGTATTGAAAGCCCAACGGGGCTACTCAATGGTGAAAGCTTGAATACGGCTCTAATTGTTGATTTAGATTTGTTTTTTGAAAGGCTCTATAGCTACTACTGTGAGAAAGGACTTTGgtgtattattataaaatggATAGTTGAGCTTTTGAGCTTGGGTTTCACCATATGTTTCTCAGCATTTTTCTTACTGTATGTCGATTGGAATGGTCTTCGAAATGCAAAGTGTGGAATGGATGCAGTTGAATCTGGAATTAAGCCCTGTGATCTTGCTAAGGAAGCTCTTCATCAGCACCCGTTAACCCCAGTAACACTTTCCAAAGCAATTATTGTTGGATATTTAGGGTTATTCTCTATGTATTGGATCTTCTGTTTCTTGAGATTTTTTACTCAGTTGAAGGATACTCTAGGAATTCGTCATTTCTATTACAGCAG TCTTCATGTTACCGACAATGAAATCCAAACCATGCCCTGGGCAACCATTCTTGAAAAGGTTGTTCAGTTACAAAGTTCACAGCAACTTTGTGTAGTTAAGGATCTTTCTGCTCATGATGTGGTAATGCGTTTGATGAGGAAGGAGAATTACTTGATTGGAATGCTTAACAAAGGGGTGCTTGCTTTTCCAATTTCTCAGTGGGTACCAGGTGCTGGTCCAACTGTCAGATTTGGATCAAATGGCTCACAGCATCGCCTAATACTTACCAAGACTCTGGAATGGACCTTGAATTGGTGCATACTGCAAAGTATGTTTGATCG AAACTTTTGTGTCAGAAGAGACTTCATTTCTAATCCTAAAACTTTAAAGAAAAGGCTTATGGTTGTTGGGCTTGCGATGCTTATCCTTTCTCCATTTCTTGTCATATTTATGCTAGTATACCTCTTCTTAAGACATGCTGAGCAATTCTACAATCATCCAAGCACAGCATCATCTCGAAGATGGTCAAATTTGTCTAAATGGGTTTTTAGGGAATTCAATGAG GTTGACCATTTATTCAAGAATAGGATGAATAGCAGTGTCATGCATGCTTCTGATTATCTGAAGCAATTTCCATCACCTATTATTTCTATCATAGCaaagtttatttcttttgtGTCGGGCGGTTTCGCTGCTGTCCTGATCATCATTGCATTTTTGGAGGAATCTCTGCTTGAGGGccat ATATTTGGTCGCAACTTGTTTTGGTATGCTGCTGTGTTTGGAACCATAACAGCTATCAGCCGGGCTGCAGTTACGGATGAGCTCTTGGTCCTCGATCCAGAAGGAGCCATGTCTATGGTAGTTCAACATACACATTATATGCCAAAGAGATGGCGAGGTAAAGAATATAGTGAGATGGTGCGGAAAGAGTTTGAAACACTCTTTCAG TATACTGGGATGATGTTACTTGAGGAGATGGCCTCCATTTTCCTCACTCCGATATTGCTTTTATTTATCGTCCCTAAG CGTGTGGATGATATTTTACGGTTCATTGAAGATTATACAGTGGATATTGAAGGTGTTGGCCATGTCTGCAG TTTTAGCACCTTTGATTTTCAAAACCATGGCAATAGCAATTATGGATCCCCATATCATACATCCAGTACCCAGAGGAGCTCTCAAGGGAAAATGGAGAAATCGTTCTTGAG TTTCCAGAGTAGCTATCCTTCTTGGGAGCCAAATTCTCTGGGAAAGCGGTTCCTCTTAGAGCTTAGAACTTTCAGGGAGCACAAGTTGCAAGGACAAGGAATTAGAAATGTATGTTCTCCACCACGAATGTGGCGTGGGAGCTCAAATTTGAGAGGCAATAGAGACAGAAACAACACCTTATTAAGGGAATCGCCGTACACTGCTGGGACAGGCTATCAGATGGGTTCTTTGTGGCTGATTGATGTAGAACAGAAGAATCATCCATATCTTCTTGATTGGTATTATACTTCTCGATATCTACAGACAGCCGATCATAGAGTAGACATACCAACTGTGACATATGAAGTGCCTGAGTATCGTCTAGGAGATTACTCAATGCCATCAAACTTCATGCAAAATGAAGCAAGATATGAACAGTACTGGGACCATGACGATGAAGCTCGATTGCAGTCACATCTAGGGGCTTCTACATCAACTCCAGTTTTCCAGGAGAGTGTACTTCAGCATCATGAACCTGGCAACTTATTACAACCTACCCGAAGCGCTTGGTGGGCTAGAAGGGGCCCAGATAATGCACAACCCCAGTCAAGTTTTGTTGAGCCGCCTGATTTTGAATGGAGGACTAGAAGTGGCCCAGATATTGCACGACCCCAGTCAAGTTTTCTTGAGCCTCCTGATTTCAATAGAAACACTGCACATACTAATTATTCTGATAACCTTTCTGAAAGAAGCTTGGAGGAGCGAGAACAGCACTTGGAGTGGAGAAATTCTCGTGGGTTATCACGGACCACACATGCGGATGACCTTGATTTAGGAgatctttatcttcattttgatgATGTCTATAGCAAACCTCCAGAAACCCCTGTTTCGATTCGAGAGCCTCCAAACTTTTGA